Proteins encoded by one window of Carassius carassius chromosome 30, fCarCar2.1, whole genome shotgun sequence:
- the LOC132110814 gene encoding phospholipid-transporting ATPase VA-like, giving the protein MLRIENLPKLAGPFLQTVSMERKSPAAMSQQLELDQGGMAKDLAKNRKVVMPSWTEVEEIKSYSRNNVRTNKYTFLSFIPKNLFEQLHRFANVYFIFLGALNFVPIVNAFQPEISIIPIIFVMSVTAVKDLWEDQRRRKSDKQVNNRLCDVFDR; this is encoded by the coding sequence ATGCTCAGGATAGAGAATCTGCCTAAATTGGCTGGACCATTCTTACAGACTGTGTCTATGGAGCGGAAGAGTCCAGCTGCTATGAGTCAGCAGTTGGAGCTAGATCAAGGTGGCATGGCAAAAGATCTGGCCAAAAACAGAAAGGTTGTCATGCCAAGTTGGACTGAAGTTGAAGAAATAAAGTCTTACAGCAGGAATAATGTCCGGACAAACAAGTACACCTTTCTATCCTTCATCCCCAAGAATCTTTTTGAGCAACTTCATCGTTTTGCCAATGTATACTTCATCTTTTTGGGGGCGTTGAACTTTGTGCCTATTGTAAATGCGTTCCAGCCGGAGATCTCGATCATTCCTATTATCTTCGTGATGTCCGTAACTGCTGTTAAAGACCTTTGGGAGGACCAACGCCGGAGGAAGTCTGACAAACAGGTCAATAACCGCTTATGTGATGTTTTTGACAGGTAA